One part of the Halobacteria archaeon AArc-dxtr1 genome encodes these proteins:
- a CDS encoding PIG-L family deacetylase yields the protein MTEQTHLLVVGAHPDDCEIKAGGIAAKYVEAGHNVTFLSVTDGSAGHHEMDREELAARRKRETEAVAETLGISYDVFDIPDGCLEPTLENRRRLVRFIREIEPDLVLGPRPNDYHPDHRYCAQLLRDAAYMLIVPNVCPETPALAENPVFGYIADHFQKPAPFEPDIVLDVSDVEQRKLDALHCHESQVYEWLPFTFDEIDDVPDGAQERRRWLANDGLSHLVEHTEMNVADRFRGQLTERYGDERGSAVTHAEAVEISPYGAPLTDERSNELFFF from the coding sequence GTATCGCTGCAAAATACGTCGAGGCAGGACACAACGTGACCTTTCTCTCGGTGACCGATGGCAGTGCGGGCCATCACGAGATGGATCGTGAGGAACTGGCCGCTCGACGAAAACGAGAGACCGAGGCCGTCGCCGAAACACTCGGCATATCGTACGACGTGTTCGACATTCCCGACGGCTGTCTCGAGCCGACACTCGAGAATCGGCGACGGCTCGTTCGGTTCATTCGCGAGATCGAGCCGGATCTCGTCCTCGGGCCACGCCCGAACGATTACCACCCAGACCACCGCTACTGTGCGCAATTGCTCCGAGACGCTGCATACATGCTGATCGTTCCGAACGTCTGCCCAGAGACGCCAGCCCTCGCCGAGAACCCGGTGTTTGGGTACATTGCCGATCACTTTCAAAAGCCCGCGCCGTTCGAGCCGGACATCGTCCTCGACGTCTCTGACGTTGAACAACGAAAGCTCGATGCGCTGCACTGCCACGAGTCACAGGTGTACGAGTGGCTCCCGTTCACGTTCGACGAAATCGACGACGTTCCCGACGGCGCCCAGGAACGTCGTCGGTGGCTCGCAAACGACGGGCTGAGTCACCTAGTCGAGCACACCGAAATGAACGTCGCGGATCGCTTCCGCGGGCAGCTCACAGAGCGGTACGGCGACGAACGCGGTAGTGCAGTCACGCACGCCGAGGCCGTAGAGATCTCCCCCTACGGTGCGCCGCTGACGGACGAGCGAAGTAACGAGCTATTTTTCTTCTAG
- a CDS encoding Lrp/AsnC family transcriptional regulator: MTTPSADWDSSIDDVDAAIVDGYQSGFPITERPFHQVGEELGVDEDEAIERVRELRSAGILRRFGPVLNPPVIGSSTLAAVRAPEDRFDEIADVINGYRQVNHNYARDHEWNMWFVVTAGSRERRDEILAEIEARTGCAVLVLPMLTDYYIDLEFPVVNADRFARESLVSGADGDATDGQPDAVSRAAGTDASATRISESATSDLSAFESELLLSIQDGFPLSTTPYRDVAAELDVPVEDVLRAIERLRGNGCIKRIGCIVNHLVTGFDANCMVVWDVPDEELDERGERAGGLPYVTLCYHRPRRPELDWPYNLFTMIHGRDPEAVDAKIDELAAEYLPVTHERLYSTETLKQTGARYEELVDRK, encoded by the coding sequence ATGACCACGCCGTCGGCCGACTGGGACTCGTCGATAGACGACGTCGACGCCGCAATCGTCGACGGGTACCAGAGCGGCTTTCCGATCACGGAGCGCCCCTTCCACCAGGTGGGCGAGGAGCTGGGCGTCGACGAGGACGAGGCGATCGAACGGGTCCGGGAGCTGCGGTCGGCCGGCATCCTGCGCCGATTTGGACCGGTATTGAATCCGCCGGTGATCGGCTCCTCGACGCTCGCGGCTGTCCGCGCACCCGAGGATCGATTCGACGAGATCGCGGACGTAATCAACGGATATCGACAGGTCAACCACAACTACGCCCGCGACCACGAGTGGAACATGTGGTTCGTCGTCACCGCCGGCTCGCGTGAGCGACGCGACGAGATTCTCGCGGAGATCGAGGCGCGAACGGGCTGTGCCGTCCTCGTCCTTCCGATGCTGACGGACTATTATATCGACCTCGAGTTCCCGGTCGTCAACGCGGACCGATTCGCGCGCGAGAGCCTGGTGTCGGGCGCCGATGGGGACGCAACCGATGGCCAACCCGACGCCGTCTCGAGGGCAGCCGGGACGGACGCCTCGGCGACCCGAATCAGCGAGTCGGCGACGAGCGATCTTTCCGCCTTCGAAAGCGAGCTGCTGCTGTCGATTCAAGACGGATTCCCGCTCTCGACGACGCCGTACAGAGACGTGGCGGCAGAACTTGACGTACCGGTCGAGGACGTCCTGCGCGCGATCGAGCGGCTACGCGGGAACGGTTGCATCAAGCGCATCGGCTGTATCGTCAATCACCTCGTGACGGGTTTCGACGCAAACTGCATGGTCGTCTGGGACGTCCCCGACGAGGAGCTAGACGAGCGCGGCGAGCGCGCCGGCGGGCTGCCCTACGTCACGCTCTGTTACCACCGGCCGCGGCGCCCGGAGCTCGACTGGCCCTACAATCTCTTTACCATGATTCACGGCCGCGACCCCGAGGCCGTCGACGCCAAGATCGACGAGCTGGCCGCCGAGTATCTGCCAGTCACTCACGAACGCCTCTACTCGACGGAGACGCTGAAACAAACTGGCGCGCGGTACGAAGAACTCGTCGACCGGAAGTGA
- a CDS encoding anthranilate phosphoribosyltransferase, which translates to MATATQEFGEWPLKRLMTEVVGTGTKSAEDMSREQASEAFERILAGEPDETTLGAFWLANRWKHNTPTELAAYTDVMRAESVVTAEPDCDPIDCGANYDGKHTSALLGVGAGVVAAAAGTPVVTHSGDRVPTQKATAYKHVLDELGVRTELEPAESAEMVDETGFGFYYQPAFNPGVDALWDRRDQMGVRTFVNTVETIANPANADVHLGSFYHLAFAKKMTQTIEGSEALDFSRVIMFQGMEGYDDIRPGYTKVAEWDAGDDEPTFEDYEIETPEFGIDLESEDLEVDDVDADSARITEEVLSGERDDQFADAIRLNGAFRIYARGDVDSLEEGLETAAAVIEDGSAEAVLEDLKTF; encoded by the coding sequence ATGGCGACAGCAACTCAGGAGTTCGGCGAATGGCCGCTCAAGCGGCTGATGACCGAGGTCGTCGGGACGGGGACGAAATCCGCAGAGGACATGTCCCGCGAGCAGGCGAGCGAGGCGTTCGAGCGCATCCTCGCGGGCGAGCCCGACGAGACGACCCTCGGCGCGTTCTGGCTGGCCAACCGGTGGAAGCACAACACGCCCACGGAGCTCGCGGCGTACACCGACGTCATGCGCGCAGAGAGCGTCGTGACAGCCGAACCCGACTGCGATCCGATCGACTGCGGGGCGAACTACGACGGCAAGCACACCTCAGCCCTGCTCGGCGTCGGTGCCGGAGTCGTCGCCGCCGCGGCCGGCACGCCGGTCGTGACTCACTCGGGCGACCGCGTGCCAACCCAGAAGGCCACCGCCTACAAGCACGTCTTGGACGAACTCGGCGTTCGCACCGAACTCGAACCCGCGGAGAGCGCCGAGATGGTCGACGAGACCGGCTTTGGCTTCTACTACCAGCCGGCGTTCAACCCGGGCGTCGATGCCCTCTGGGACCGGCGCGACCAGATGGGCGTTCGCACGTTCGTCAACACTGTCGAGACGATCGCCAACCCGGCGAACGCCGACGTCCACCTCGGCTCCTTCTACCACCTCGCGTTCGCGAAGAAGATGACCCAGACGATCGAAGGCAGCGAGGCACTCGACTTCTCGCGGGTGATCATGTTCCAGGGGATGGAAGGCTACGACGATATCCGTCCCGGCTACACCAAGGTCGCCGAGTGGGACGCGGGCGACGACGAGCCAACGTTCGAAGACTACGAGATCGAGACGCCGGAGTTCGGCATCGACCTGGAGAGTGAGGATCTCGAAGTCGATGACGTCGACGCCGACTCAGCCCGGATCACCGAGGAGGTTCTCTCGGGCGAGCGAGATGACCAGTTCGCGGACGCGATCCGGCTGAACGGCGCGTTCCGGATCTACGCCCGCGGCGACGTCGACTCTCTCGAGGAGGGGCTCGAGACCGCGGCCGCAGTTATCGAAGACGGCAGTGCCGAGGCGGTGCTCGAGGACCTGAAAACGTTCTAA